A stretch of Schistocerca americana isolate TAMUIC-IGC-003095 chromosome 3, iqSchAmer2.1, whole genome shotgun sequence DNA encodes these proteins:
- the LOC124606920 gene encoding uncharacterized protein LOC124606920 isoform X1: protein MFQVHLLMAQTVYDCRAIELVAKVVISTKCSTDIPYCCNNTYRCCVYNRRHEELWETWYFWLGITLIALFVLTSALSYAVAYFKRKQQNLIRIHNVATPSSPPISTVSGPGGIIQPKIDYSSKGSHLRATAFITSTDLYLEDFAGPLDPPYPAIQPITVVRGSVPPQGFRHTQHYTELVLPPGYVDTDYHFKHTL, encoded by the exons ATGTTTCAGGTTCATCTGTTGATGGCACAAACAGTTTATGACTGCAGGGCTATTGAACTTGTGGCTAAAGTTGTTATATCAACAAA GTGCTCAACAGATATCCCATACTGCTGTAATAACACTTATCGGTGCTGTGTGTAcaacagaaggcatgaagaactttGGGAAACCTGGTACTTCTG GTTAGGCATTACACTGATTGCCCTGTTTGTGCTGACATCTGCACTCTCATATGCTGTGGCATACTTCAAAAGAAAGCAACAAAATTTGATCCGCATCCACAATGTGGCTACTCCCAGCAGTCCACCAATCAGCACTGTCAGTGGACCTGGAGGAATAATACAGCCCAAGATTGATTACAGCAGCAAGGGTTCACATTTGCGTGCCACAGCATTCATAACAAG CACTGACCTATACCTGGAGGATTTTGCTGGGCCTCTGGATCCACCATATCCAGCAATACAACCCATCACGGTGGTCCGCGGCAGTGTCCCACCCCAAGGATTTCGCCACACGCAGCACTACACAGAGCTGGTGCTCCCACCTGGTTATGTTGATACTGATTACCATTTCAAGCACACACTATGA
- the LOC124606920 gene encoding uncharacterized protein LOC124606920 isoform X2, whose translation MAQTVYDCRAIELVAKVVISTKCSTDIPYCCNNTYRCCVYNRRHEELWETWYFWLGITLIALFVLTSALSYAVAYFKRKQQNLIRIHNVATPSSPPISTVSGPGGIIQPKIDYSSKGSHLRATAFITSTDLYLEDFAGPLDPPYPAIQPITVVRGSVPPQGFRHTQHYTELVLPPGYVDTDYHFKHTL comes from the exons ATGGCACAAACAGTTTATGACTGCAGGGCTATTGAACTTGTGGCTAAAGTTGTTATATCAACAAA GTGCTCAACAGATATCCCATACTGCTGTAATAACACTTATCGGTGCTGTGTGTAcaacagaaggcatgaagaactttGGGAAACCTGGTACTTCTG GTTAGGCATTACACTGATTGCCCTGTTTGTGCTGACATCTGCACTCTCATATGCTGTGGCATACTTCAAAAGAAAGCAACAAAATTTGATCCGCATCCACAATGTGGCTACTCCCAGCAGTCCACCAATCAGCACTGTCAGTGGACCTGGAGGAATAATACAGCCCAAGATTGATTACAGCAGCAAGGGTTCACATTTGCGTGCCACAGCATTCATAACAAG CACTGACCTATACCTGGAGGATTTTGCTGGGCCTCTGGATCCACCATATCCAGCAATACAACCCATCACGGTGGTCCGCGGCAGTGTCCCACCCCAAGGATTTCGCCACACGCAGCACTACACAGAGCTGGTGCTCCCACCTGGTTATGTTGATACTGATTACCATTTCAAGCACACACTATGA